A part of Neovison vison isolate M4711 chromosome 6, ASM_NN_V1, whole genome shotgun sequence genomic DNA contains:
- the LOC122910247 gene encoding olfactory receptor 18-like, whose amino-acid sequence MYLVTLLGNLLIILAVSSDSHLHTPMYFFLSNLSLADIGFSTTTIPKMLVNIQTHSKSITYAGCLTQVSFFILFGCLDNLLLAVMAYDRFVAICHPLSYSVIMNPCFCSLLVLMSIFGSFLESQIHFLMVSQLTFCTDVKIHHFFCDALQLFHLACSDISIHTILMYFMSAIFGGVPLSGILCSYTRIVSSILKVPSTGGKYKAFSTCSSHLLVVSLFYGTGVGVYLSSSISSSLRKGAVASVIYTVVTPMLNPFIYSLRNKDIKRALWGTISRIF is encoded by the coding sequence ATGTACCTGGTCACCTTGCTTGGGAACCTGCTCATCATCCTGGCTGTCAGCTCTGACTCCCACctccacacacccatgtacttcttcctctccaacctGTCCTTGGCTGATATTGGTTTCAGCACCACGACAATCCCCAAGATGCTGGTGAACATTCAAACACACAGCAAGTCTATCACCTATGCAGGCTGCCTAACTCAGGTGTCCTTTTTTATCCTGTTTGGGTGTTTGGACAACCTGCTCCTGGctgtgatggcctatgaccggTTTGTGGCCATTTGTCACCCCCTTAGCTATTCAGTTATCATGAACCCTTGCTTCTGTAGCTTGTTGGTCCTGATGTCAATTTTTGGCAGCTTTTTGGAATCTCAGATTCATTTTTTGATGGTGTCCCAACTTACCTTCtgcacagatgtgaaaattcatCATTTCTTTTGTGATGCACTTCAACTCTTCCACCTTGCCTGCTCTGATATCTCCATCCACACCATACTAATGTATTTTATGAGTGCCATCTTTGGTGGTGTTCCCCTCTCAGGGATCCTTTGTTCTTATACACGAATTGTTTCCTCCATTTTGAAGGTCCCATCCACAGGTGGGAAGTACAAAGCCTTTTCTACCTGTAGCTCCCACCTGTTGGTTGTTTCCTTGTTTTATGGAACGGGCGTTGGAGTGTACCTCAGTTCAtccatctcctcctccctcaggaAGGGGGCAGTGGCCTCGGTGATATACACTGTGGTCACCCCTATGCTGAACCCCTTCATCTACAGCCTGAGGAACAAGGACATCAAGAGGGCACTGTGGGGGACAATCAGCAGAATATTCTAA